CTTCCCCGAGGGGTGAAGTGCACCCCCGAAAAAGGTCACTTCATGATCCCGCCATGTGGTGTTCACCTTGCATACGCGTGACGGATGAGGAAAAGGACGGACCCGCAACTAGCGTGATGCGTGTGGTCAAGCTCTCCGTCATCGTGCCGTTCTACAACGTGCAGACATACGCGCCCGACACCCTCCGAAGTCTGAGAACGAACGCTCGCGAGGACTTCGAGTTCATCCTCGTCGACGATTGTTCGACCGACGGAACAGGGGACATCCTTTCCCGCGCCCGGGAAGAAATTCCGGGAGTGTCGGTCGTACGGCACAAGAAGAACGGCGGCCTGGCGACCGCACGCAACACCGGCCTCGACGCCGCGACCGGGGAGTATCTGACCTTCCTGGACGGCGACGACTGGCTGGCTCCCGGGTACTTCGCCTCGCTTCTGGAGTCGATCGAGCGGCTGGGCTGCGACTTCGTGCGCTCCGACCATGTACAGGTCACCGGCCGGGTCCGGACCGTGCACCGGGTGCCGCACGGGATGCGCAACCACGTGCTGGACCCCCGGGCCGTGATCCTCCCCGCCCATCGCTCCACGCCCGTCGACTACCCGTACGCCTGGGCCGGCATCTACCACCGGCGGCTCCTGGACCGGGGTCTGCTGCACTTCACCGACGGGCTGCGCACCGCCGAGGACCGCCCGTGGATCTGGCGGCTCCACCGCCAGGCCGAGAGCTTCGCCTCGGTGGGGCTTCTCGGCGTCTTCTACCGGCGAGGAGTGGCGTCCTCGCTCACCCAGATCGGGGACGTACGCCAACTGGACTTCATCCGGTCGTTCGACCAGGTCGTCGAGGAGACGTCGCAGGACCCGGACGCCGACGCGCTGCTGCCCAAGGCGGTCCGTACCTACTGCGCCGTCATGGCCCACCACCTCGGCTCCATCGAACGGTTCGAGCCCCCGGTGGCGAAGCAGCTGCGCTCGATGACCGCGGCGGCCCTGCGACGGCTGCCCCAGGACATCCTCGACGAGACGCTGGCCTCACTGGGCGACCACCGTGCCGCCCTGCTCCGCCGGGCACGCCGCCGCGCCGTCGCCTCCGAAGTCCCCGCCCCTGCCGCCGCCCCGGGAGCCACCGTCTGATGTCCGGCATCCGCACCACCCAGCTCTTCTTCGCCTCCTCGCAGTACGCCGCCCTCACGGTGACCGCCGCCATCCGGGCCGGACTCTTCGGCCCCCGCCACGAACACCGGCGCGTCCTGGTCGTCAGCGACCCCTCGCCCGCCCCCGAGGTCGGCACATCGCTCGACCGGATGGCTGGCTTCGAGTCGCTGCGTCCCGAGTACGACGACGTGCGGTCCTGGAACGCGTTCCTGCGGCCCTTCCACCCGGTCGGATGGTCCCCGCGCGAGCAGGACACGCTGCTGTGGGAGCGATACCTGCGGATCGAGTGGGAGCTGGGCGACGGCCCGCTGGAGGTCGCCTGCGAATCGATCCAGGCCAACCCGTCCCAGGCGGTGGCCAGGATCTTCGGCGACGCCCCCCTGCACATCTACGCCGACGGCCTGATGAGCTACGGCCCGACCCGCAGCAAGATCGACCCGTTGATCGGCACCCGCATCCAGCGGCTGCTCCACCTGGATCTGGTGCCGGGGCTGCGGCCGCTGCTGCTGACCGAGTTCGGCGTGGAGCCCGTGGTCGTTCCGACACCGGAGTTCCTGAAGGCGCTGGGCGCGCTCGCGGACG
The DNA window shown above is from Streptomyces sp. NBC_00247 and carries:
- a CDS encoding glycosyltransferase family 2 protein, whose translation is MVKLSVIVPFYNVQTYAPDTLRSLRTNAREDFEFILVDDCSTDGTGDILSRAREEIPGVSVVRHKKNGGLATARNTGLDAATGEYLTFLDGDDWLAPGYFASLLESIERLGCDFVRSDHVQVTGRVRTVHRVPHGMRNHVLDPRAVILPAHRSTPVDYPYAWAGIYHRRLLDRGLLHFTDGLRTAEDRPWIWRLHRQAESFASVGLLGVFYRRGVASSLTQIGDVRQLDFIRSFDQVVEETSQDPDADALLPKAVRTYCAVMAHHLGSIERFEPPVAKQLRSMTAAALRRLPQDILDETLASLGDHRAALLRRARRRAVASEVPAPAAAPGATV